The genomic interval ACCTTCACAAGCAGCAGGTATTTATTAGGGAggggagacctgagagggaccctcgcCTTCAGAGTAACACTCTCAGAGGGGCGAGAGCACGcctctcttacaggctggggattttaaacatcctgtggcAGGACAAGGGAGGTTagagggggatgggcattaggtaaAATGGTTGGGAAGGAGGACGGTGGAGGTGTTGGACGTTAGTGAAAGGTCATTGGGGTTGGGCAGGCATGTGTGCTGTTTTCTGGACATTCTAGCATTTGCATTATTTCAGTGTTCCTTGACATTTCAGCAGGGACTATTTAAGCATAACATTTGTTCCCTTCCCTGAGTTCTTTGGTCTAGTTGaacctataactcatgtctgtaccctgaagatagCTGAGGATGAGTTGAGTGCATTTTCTGCCCCTCCCACAGCGTGTCCCTTAAcgagcttccttttttttttttttgccttcatcATGCCTCTCTATTTGGCTTTTAGGGGCAGGTGGCCTTggatccaaaactccagtttcagtctCATGATTAAGAATAAGTTAATTTTAACTCTAGGTATTTATTGATTGGCAGAAGGGAGGGTATTACCATTTTTGACTTAATGTAACATTTGCTGACTTGTAAAAGGCAAGTACAAAATATTGCATCTTCATTTTCCAAGGCTAATTCATATAGCCACAGTTGTGATGGGTGTACAGATGTTCTTGCAGAGATTTAAGAGAATGGTAGAAAGCAAGCACATTCAGTCAAACACTTATACTAACTTTCGGTCAAACACATTCAGTCAAATACTTATACTAACTTTCAGTACACTATTTGACTGTACTGAAAGGGGTGGAGAGGTTTACCTCAGAGAGGTGTGCAGATGTAAATCCCAAAATACCACACTTAGTGTCCTCTTTCAAAAAGGCCTTGGGATGTTGCCCAGTATGGGAAACTTGACCAAGTGGCAAATTGGATTTTGGTGATCTTGGTCTACACACCTATTTGGAGAATTGATTTACATAAGCTGTGTATGCACACATTGACATCACactcacccccccccacacacacaccctctacCAACATAGACCCTGTTTCCTGTTAAGGCCTTGACTTTGTGTATGTAGTTGTACACCTGGAGTTTTGCGGGTTTTGAtatggtttttactttttttccctcccccaTATTTTGGCTTGTGTTTAACCTGCTAGATGGATGTCTGCTGAGCTCTCCCCAAGAGTCTATTTTGGTGCCTGTGTGCACACTGATAAGGGAAAGAGAAGCATCCTTGGTTCTCTCAGCTCTGTTGTGCAGCACTCCTTCAGCACTGTTTTTATCTGGCTCCTTggtaacaacaacaaacaaacaacaccccaaaaatcacaagaaaaaaatgtgacttgCCTATTGGCTCTCCAACCATTTCCATGATAGTCACAAGCCTGTGAAAGACTAAAACTAAGAAACAGGACTTGTTTCTGTAGCTGCTTCTGATTGCCCTTTTCCTATCACCTTTGGTTTGCTTGGCTGTGTTATGTTATGACTTCGAAAGTGCCAGGTGGTTGCTACTTCTGAGACCTGAGGTCTTTGGCAGTTGTGCCTGGGGCTGTGGATGGATCTCCACACTGTTTCTAGGGTGTTTGGCTCTTTGCTTCCCTGACTCTAGAGGTGAATTTGTGAGTGCCAGCACCTAGGTTTGCAAAGCTCTCCCAGGTATGCAACCAAGGCTCCCCAGAGAAGTCATTGAGAAGGTAGTGAAGATGAGTTCCTGCTGTTTGTATGGCTCTTTCAAAAGATGGTAGGTAGAACCCATGTAACAGGTACTTTCAAGTGTTTGTAGTCTGCATTGATTCCTGatacactctgtgtgtgtgtgtgtgtgtgtgtgtgtgtgtgtgtgacttgtaCATCAAGGATGTCACTCTGGACCCGAACTCCACAGTCACCTTGCGGTGCAGGGCAGCACAACTTAACCCTGGGGCATCCTGCAAGCTTCACCATCGTTTTGATTCATACTCTTGGTATAGATTTCTGTGTCTCCCTGCTTAGGGTATCAGTACAGTGGAAGTCAAATCTGTTGCcattgtttttggcagcactggggtttgaactcagggccccacacttgctagccaggagcTTTTACTGCCTGAGGCACTCCCCCAGCAATGTTGCCATTTTTTGCTGTAGGTAGCTGGAtatgtgtctttttcttcttttctttttcttttccctctccccaggttttgttttattacaAATAGTAGAACTGTTTCCAGCTCCCAGTCCAACACATTCTTACTTCATTTTCACCCTTCACTGTTGCCCCCTCTTAACACCCACCACAAGTTACCACAGAATGTTTCctttgtatataatatttattttaacactctatttaatagtatttattttagaaaatctgCGATTGTATGAATTCTTGTTTGTGaataaaaacaagtgaaaaactGAATGTACTGCTCTAGAAAATATCTATAAATATGTAATGTTAAATATAAAGAGTGCATCCACTTCTTTTAGTATATAGAGTGTGCAAGAATTAAAATCATTCCAGTAAAAACACATTAATCCTCCTTTGACAGCTCTTCTAAGATATAAGGCCCTCAGAGGAGACTAGTGATGATTGTTTAAGAGTAATGGCTAATgagaaaagttttcaaaatttcttaGTTCCTTTCCTTATCAGATTAGtacaaacaataataattttgtaTCTTACCTAGTAGGAAAgcattgattttatgtttttggaTGATTTGGAGTATAATTTATGACTTCTGGTGCATTGTAACTATGTAACAGGTGCTTAAAATCTGCTTTTGCTAAAGAGCACTGACCCCTTCcttgggcccaggaattaacAAAAGTCTGGAAGCAGTTAAACAATGACATTCCCCCTTTCCATAGAAATGAAGGAACACATTGACAGTAGGGAAAATGTAACGAAgactacaaaagagaaaaacttttGATTGTACTCAGCTTAAGTGCTGGCCAGTTTTCTCTGCTTCTTATTCAAACTGACATGTTTTTCcccctttgcttctttctttccctgctaGGGAAACCAAGTTTAACACTCTTTAGTGTTCAATTATACTGGGcagtcttctcctttctctctctgaccaccaagGAGTAAACCTGTCAACCAGATATGCAGTTTCGAAGATGTGATGCTAGTAAACCAGGAGATAAGAGCCAGTGTTTGGACATGTATTTTTGTCATATACTTAAAGTGAGCTCTTAAAGTCCGCTTAAATAAAGctacattttctttcagaaatgggACAGCTGAGGTTTGAGCGGTTGATTGTCCATCATCCTCCTTATCTGACAAATAATAGACTTtaattccttttcctcaaaaccctgctcttgtTATTTGTGAACTGGCATTTATTTCAGTTATTATTACTACTTTTTCAGTCATACTTAATAAATGTTGATTATTGCTATTTTGCTATGAAAATtgcttaccttttcttttttataaaataaagaatgccCTAGTTTTTGAGGGTTTGTTTTAGGCAAAATGGCATGCTAGATAGCCTGGTAGGTTTCAAGGTATTTTCCATGCCCTCTAGGTCTTCATATCCAACAATTCTCAATGTTCAACTGTGAGGCCGAAAAAGTTTGAAAACTTACTGGGCTATAACCTAAAAGTATAGGATATGTGAAAACACATTTAAATATGGAGTACCTTTATTCAACACAGCAAGGGGGGGGTCACTATATCAGAAATATCTAAGACTGCagttattttaattatgtatGGCTAAGCTTTTATCCATATGACTCCTCAGTCATAGTGCTGAAGTCCCAATGTCTGCCAGACTTCCAAGAACAAGTTTCTCTTATAAAACCTCCAGGGTtggctgggcattggtggctcacacctatagtaATAGCTAAtcacttactcaggaggcagagatcaggagggttatgGTTGGAAGCcaactggggcaaatagttcgagagacactatcttgaaaaaaacccatcaccaaaaaagagggctggtggagtggcgcaagGTGTAGGCTGAGTTCACAATTCCAGGACCgtgaaacaagcaaacaaaaaacatctCCAGGATTTACTGTGGCTAACCTTAACAGTGTTTTCACTGTTAATTTTATCACTCAACTAGCCTCTTTGTTTAGTGATACTTCAGgggaaattacattttaataaatatttaagagcaACCTCTCAATAACAGATTGTTACTCAACCCTATcactaaaatgagaaattttctgAAATCCTTTAAGAAGCCCATAGTATTCCAAATAGTAAGCTTCCTTCTAATTGCCAAATTACCATCTGTCTGTATACTTTCAGAACAGATTTCTTAGTTTTGCTTTCCTTCAGCTACCAGTTATGAATCTTGAGGAATATTATCTTCTATGGGaactattttatattatgtagACGTTACTGTGGTTTTCCATTGAAGAGAAATTTGTTTTCTGATTCGTCTCCCTTCTTCGgatgccactgtgcccaggctAATTTTCGTGTTTTTAAAGATAAACTATTTATGTCTGTGAGATTTTAGAGGTGAAGAGGACTTGAAATAGTAATCATCTTTTGAGTGTCAAACGAAAAGTGGAGAAAGCTCATAATTCCTGCTTCTTTTAAGACATGTTGAAGTACACCcatttcttgttgttttgttcCTTATAGAAATTAAACAGAGGCTGTCAAATAGCCAGAGCCATCAAACGTCACATCCTTCCAATTCTACTTTACAAGTTAAGCCTTGATCTTTAAAACAGCACAGGGGTGTACTCCACACAGCACTTGGTATCAAGGATCTACTTCAAAACCACAGGAAGCAAACACATGTGATGCAATGCAGAGCCAAGACTTCTGGCCTAGGAGATTACTTCCAAAACCAAGTTGGCATCCTGGAGATACAGCAGTAGCGGGCAAGTCCTACTAGTGTATGGTAGCCAGTGTAAGGGAATGACCAAGCAAACATGGAGAAAAACTGGTAAAGGGCATTTAGCTTCGAGACCTCAATGCCAGCGGATTGTTATTACCTGTTAAATGAACACTTACGTTTATAGCACTGCAGCATCTTCCAGAGAAAATTTAGTTGGCTCTTAAAAGAGCCTTTGTTTTTATCGTTGACAGCTACACGGTAAGAGTCGTTACGCCCTCTCCCCCCGAATCCGACGGGCCAGCTGGATGTCCTTGGGCATGATGGTCACTCGCTTGGCGTGGATGGCGCACAGGTTGGTGTCCTCAAACAGGCCCACCAGGTAGGCCTCGCTCGCCTCCTGCAGCGCCATGACGGCCGAGCTCTGGAAGCGCAGGTCGGTCTTGAAGTCCTGCGCGATCTCGCGCACCAGGCGCTGGAACGGCAGTTTGCGGATCAGCAGCTCGGTGGACTTCTGGTAGCGGCGGATCTCGCGCAGCGCCACGGTGCCGGGCCGGTAGCGGTGGGGCTTCTTCACGCCGCCGGTGGCCGGCGCGCTCTTGCGGGCGGCCTTGGTGGCCAGCTGCTTGCGCGGAGCCTTGCCGCCGGTAGACTTGCGAGCCGTCTGCTTGGTACGAGCCATGTCTAAGTTGCGGTGTAAATTAGCCTGGCCCCTCTATTTATACAGGAACCGAATCACTCTGATTGGATTGTGAGCAGTTGCTTTTTGTCCTTGGGTGCTAAATTCCGGAAGTGCTGTGAGCGATTTACGATTGGTTTGTTGCTTTCATTTCAGCTTCTGATTGGTTATTTTCTGTTGGCAGCTGGCCTTTTAAAAAAGATTGGTTATTATCTGTTGGTAGATGGtctctttaaaaatacaattttctgtgcttctagtttcttttctttgttaatgCTTCTTCATACCCTCGAGCATTAAACATATAACTTGTTCTTGAACTATTGTTTAACTGCACAACAGAGAATATGTTTGAAaaagaatttattctttttatttcataacaCCCACTCTCTTTTTATGCTTATGTTTTGATTCCTTACCATCTATTCGAAAATTTGGAGCTGGAGATTTAGTGACTGCTTAGTATCCGCTAAGCTCTGTTTTCCATTCTTGGgaccctaaaacaaaacaaagccattgTTTTGTCATGAGTCTTAGTTTCATTATTTGTGGTTTAAACCATCTTCTGTGATATTCTGGTTAAATGTGAAGAATTGTGGGCGTCATTCCAAATAATTTGTATCAGAATTGTAACATCTTGGACTCTGCTCCTTTAAGGGCGGGTGTGACGCAAGCGGACAATTTAACAGTGTTGCTTTGTCTGctgaatttaaaatattgctCTGGGCACAATTGCGCGAGCTGCAAGAAAGCTTTTTCAATGTACAATCTTGAAAAAGATGGCGGCGTAGTCGGAAGCCGATATTTCCATACCGCAGTGGCGCAGCATCTCTGGGTTTTTGCGAGAGAGCAGTTATCCTGCAGAATGTCTGACATGCCAACATAGCTTCTGAAGGGACTGCTGTATTCCAGATAACAGatcttctttctttggttttaagTTCCCGATTCTTTTCAATATATAAAAGGACATTTAATGAAAAGTATTCTTAGTGTGTGAACTAATAACATAGTATTGTAAACTAACCCATTATAGTCTTGCCTAAGTGATCGTTTTTACCGCCAATAACAAAACAACGAAAAACTCCAGCTGCTTCGGAATTTCTAATATACATACTTTTGATGTACTGGCTAGTTTGACCCAATCCGAGTTTAGACGTGTAAGTCTTCATTTGCATACAGCTCCTGTGCATAGGAAGTCTGTGTGTCATTGAAGGCCTTCTTGTTTTTGTGTTGCAGTAAGATTGTCATTAAGTTCACCAGTTTCAAATACAAGATTTTGTAGATCTCACTGCCAAATGACTCTTATTGGAGACATTTGCTTCTGCTGTTAATATATCAAGATATTCCAGTATGTTTTGTGAAGACGTTTTCCCTTGCTTATAAATTTAACTTGTTCTTAATATGTAAGAAACACCATGACTGTGTGGTTTATCTCAACGTTCCCTTATTgcaacaaataattttaatatgtaattGTGTCCAGTAGGAAATGTGCTAAGGCTCTAAAGATTTCTAGTATTATTTAatgctagtttttgtttttagggCTTAAATGAAGCCTTTTAGATAGTGATGTTCAAACATATTGAGGTCCTCAAACTTGCCCAatgtttgaatttaaaaataatgtaaaggtGGCTACCTGTGAAGTTTAaagttgcctttttaaaaaattacttgtgCCTGGCTCATCGTATTATAATTATGTGTGCTGAAATTGAAAGCTACATTTTATAAAGGTGATATAATATCAGCTATCTTAGATAATGGACTATGTCTGGGGGAGTTCTTATTCTTGAATCTGAAAGTTTAATCTGCCTACTGCTATTGTGACTGTTTCTAT from Castor canadensis chromosome 8, mCasCan1.hap1v2, whole genome shotgun sequence carries:
- the LOC141425679 gene encoding histone H3; this translates as MARTKQTARKSTGGKAPRKQLATKAARKSAPATGGVKKPHRYRPGTVALREIRRYQKSTELLIRKLPFQRLVREIAQDFKTDLRFQSSAVMALQEASEAYLVGLFEDTNLCAIHAKRVTIMPKDIQLARRIRGERA